One part of the Candidatus Omnitrophota bacterium genome encodes these proteins:
- a CDS encoding restriction endonuclease subunit S: MECFKINSNEVEGRLDCFYYKPEFVELEKRIKRLTSKTLRDYIVNIAGGATPDKDESEKYYSDETNGIPFLRVQNLSEEGLNFDNIKFINTETHNGMLKRSQVKEGYLLTKITGVGRMAVSSVAPKGFEGNINQHIVAIKTESYKTSEVLANFLNSDIGERLAFRRSTGGTRPALDYEALKTIPIVFEPKIVSIMQSAFEQKKQKEQEADKLLNSMYGFVLDELGIKLPELKDKKCYSVDSGDIKSRLDPYYHKPSFLNRYKAIKASKYTVYDFRELLLEVKNGVEIRTYSEKGNRYMRVTDLGETGIVDHNPRYVFAKEIPERIKLTTKDFLISRSGSLGLVSVVTENMLNYILSSHIFKITLDFAKLNPFYLQAFLRSNIGQFQFFHNNNGGIIPEINQEALKSIKIVVPPLDIQQKIANEVERRMDEAGKLKSEANNLIDKAKREVETLIL, encoded by the coding sequence ATGGAATGTTTTAAGATTAATTCTAATGAGGTTGAAGGACGACTTGACTGTTTCTACTATAAACCAGAATTTGTTGAATTAGAGAAACGAATTAAGCGCTTAACTTCTAAAACACTGAGAGATTATATTGTAAATATCGCTGGCGGTGCGACACCAGATAAAGATGAAAGCGAAAAATATTATTCAGATGAAACCAATGGTATACCATTTTTAAGAGTTCAAAACCTATCCGAAGAAGGTTTGAATTTTGACAATATTAAATTTATAAATACCGAAACTCATAATGGTATGCTTAAAAGAAGCCAAGTTAAAGAAGGTTATCTTCTGACGAAGATTACAGGCGTTGGCAGAATGGCAGTATCTTCTGTTGCACCAAAAGGATTTGAAGGAAACATAAACCAACATATAGTCGCAATCAAAACAGAGAGCTATAAAACAAGCGAAGTATTAGCAAATTTTCTTAATTCAGATATAGGCGAACGGTTAGCCTTCAGACGTTCAACTGGTGGCACGAGACCCGCCTTAGATTACGAAGCGTTAAAAACTATTCCTATTGTATTTGAACCAAAAATTGTCTCAATTATGCAGTCTGCCTTTGAGCAAAAAAAACAAAAAGAACAAGAAGCGGATAAATTATTAAATTCAATGTATGGATTTGTGCTTGATGAACTTGGTATAAAGTTACCAGAGCTGAAAGATAAGAAATGTTACTCCGTAGATTCTGGCGATATTAAAAGCCGTCTTGACCCATATTATCACAAACCATCTTTTTTAAATAGATACAAGGCTATCAAAGCGTCTAAATATACTGTTTATGATTTCAGAGAGTTGTTGCTTGAAGTAAAAAACGGCGTTGAAATTAGGACATACTCCGAAAAAGGTAATAGATATATGCGGGTAACGGATTTAGGAGAGACAGGAATAGTTGACCATAATCCCCGATATGTATTTGCAAAGGAAATCCCTGAAAGAATCAAGCTAACAACTAAAGATTTTCTTATATCTCGGTCTGGCTCTTTAGGCTTGGTATCTGTAGTAACAGAGAATATGCTCAATTATATTTTAAGCTCTCACATATTTAAAATAACCCTTGATTTCGCAAAGCTAAATCCTTTTTACTTACAGGCTTTTCTCAGAAGCAATATTGGACAATTTCAATTCTTCCATAATAATAACGGCGGTATTATTCCAGAAATAAACCAAGAGGCTTTAAAGTCAATAAAGATTGTAGTCCCACCTTTAGATATTCAACAGAAAATTGCTAACGAGGTTGAAAGGCGTATGGATGAAGCAGGAAAATTGAAAAGCGAAGCCAATAACTTAATTGATAAGGCAAAAAGAGAAGTAGAAACGTTAATCTTATGA
- a CDS encoding recombinase family protein translates to MNKAVILARVSTLKQEEEGLSLDNQLNTLRSYAKQNDFDVIKEFRFSESADSKIRKKFCEMIEFVKNDTNIKVIIAYRVDRITRNYRDAVLIDDLRTNFNKEIHFVYDRLVIAPKTVGRDITDWDTKVYLAKQFLNRLKEDAVVSIKHKLNNGEYPSMAPYGYTNIVNEDRKKWIAPDSLESKVVIKIYEWYATGAFSMDLIRKKLKEEFCLDFHKGTVDSILKNPFYYGEMLHCGKLYPHKYKTIISKELFDKAQEVKAGFNKKSFKFVGLPYLYRGLIKCAKCGCRITPEKKKGKYVYYHCTQYYGKHSDKWIREEDLTRQFADLMNKIHLPDDIVESISKTLRESHEDKVNYYNNLNSELQTEYGKYEKRIEKMYEDYLDGRITEDMYNKLRQDYRIKQEEIQDKLNSLQKSDEEYYETASYILKVANKAPQLFESSEPEIKRQLLKLTLQNCELKDATLCPTIRRPFSIFAEGSSRQNWLPLVDSNHGPGGYT, encoded by the coding sequence ATGAATAAAGCCGTAATATTAGCAAGAGTCTCAACACTTAAACAGGAAGAAGAAGGTCTTTCTCTTGATAATCAGCTCAATACGTTAAGAAGCTATGCAAAACAGAATGACTTTGACGTTATTAAGGAATTTAGGTTTAGCGAAAGTGCAGATTCAAAGATAAGAAAAAAATTCTGTGAAATGATTGAATTTGTCAAAAATGACACAAATATTAAAGTTATTATTGCCTACCGAGTTGACCGTATTACCCGCAATTACAGAGACGCAGTCTTAATTGACGATTTAAGAACAAACTTTAATAAAGAAATCCATTTCGTTTATGACCGCTTAGTTATCGCCCCTAAGACTGTTGGAAGGGATATTACAGATTGGGATACAAAAGTTTATTTGGCGAAGCAATTTCTTAACCGCCTCAAGGAAGACGCTGTTGTTTCTATCAAACACAAGCTAAACAATGGCGAATATCCAAGTATGGCTCCTTATGGTTATACAAATATCGTAAATGAAGACCGTAAGAAATGGATAGCGCCAGATTCCCTTGAATCTAAAGTTGTAATAAAAATATATGAGTGGTATGCAACAGGCGCTTTTTCTATGGATTTAATCAGAAAAAAGCTAAAAGAGGAATTTTGTTTAGATTTTCATAAAGGCACGGTTGACTCTATCCTTAAAAATCCCTTTTATTACGGAGAAATGCTTCACTGTGGCAAGCTTTACCCACACAAATACAAAACAATCATTTCTAAGGAATTATTTGATAAAGCTCAAGAAGTTAAAGCGGGATTTAATAAAAAATCTTTTAAATTTGTGGGTCTTCCATATCTTTACAGGGGTTTGATAAAATGCGCTAAATGCGGTTGCAGGATTACTCCTGAGAAGAAAAAAGGGAAATATGTATATTACCACTGCACGCAATACTACGGCAAACACTCTGATAAATGGATACGGGAAGAAGATTTAACAAGGCAATTTGCCGACCTTATGAATAAAATACATCTTCCCGATGATATTGTTGAATCTATTAGTAAAACGCTCAGAGAATCTCACGAAGACAAGGTAAATTATTATAACAACTTAAATTCAGAGCTTCAAACCGAGTATGGTAAATACGAAAAGCGAATTGAAAAGATGTATGAAGACTATCTTGACGGACGTATTACTGAAGATATGTATAACAAATTAAGACAGGATTATAGAATAAAACAAGAAGAAATTCAGGATAAGCTAAACAGTCTTCAAAAATCCGATGAAGAGTATTACGAAACGGCTTCTTATATACTTAAAGTCGCAAATAAAGCCCCACAGTTATTTGAAAGTTCTGAACCAGAGATAAAAAGGCAACTTTTGAAATTAACACTTCAGAACTGCGAACTAAAAGACGCAACTCTATGCCCCACAATAAGAAGACCCTTCAGCATATTCGCCGAAGGGTCTTCTCGTCAGAATTGGCTCCCCCTCGTGGACTCGAACCACGGACCTGGTGGTTACACTTGA